A single window of Danio rerio strain Tuebingen ecotype United States chromosome 15, GRCz12tu, whole genome shotgun sequence DNA harbors:
- the igldcp gene encoding galectin 17 isoform X1 — protein MGQEQFQGEAYINRADVPEHMLVKGNCSLFLQDVRFSDAGVYESYLVVGEPSKPVKSRIFLQSVQLVVVDHKAIRSVQLGSDLILDLHTHQAEQVIFQSSDDTDWTVLWEREGDVKKNGHLKEKDNKLILRRLSASSAGTYKVLDSQGLALSTVKVTITEPVLPKESEVLQIQSAYGKATTIVPPLSLITFFLVFEILCFSTG, from the exons ATGGGACAGGAGCAGTTCCAGGGGGAGGCTTACATAAACCGAGCGGACGTCCCAGAACATATGCTCGTCAAGGGAAACTGCTCTCTCTTCTTGCAAGATGTCAGATTCAGCGATGCGGGCGTTTACGAGAGTTACCTGGTGGTTGGGGAACCAAGTAAGCCTGTCAAGAGCCGGATTTTCCTTCAGAGCGTCCAACTTGTGGTTGTCG ATCACAAGGCCATCAGGTCTGTTCAGTTGGGCTCAGATCTGATCCTGGATTTACACACACATCAAGCCGAGCAGGTGATTTTCCAGAGCAGTGATGACACAGACTGGACAGTCCtgtgggagagagagggagacgtGAAAAAGAACGGTCATCTGAAAGAGAAAGACAACAAACTGATCCTCAGAAGGCTTTCGGCCAGCAGCGCCGGAACATACAAAGTTTTGGATTCACAGGGTTTGGCGCTCAGCACAGTCAAAGTCACAATAACAG AACCTGTGCTACCAAAAGAATCAGAGGTTTTGCAAATACAGTCAGCATACG GTAAAGCTACAACGATTGTGCCTCCTCTAAGCCTCATTACTTTTTTCCTTGTGTTTGAAATCTTGTGTTTTTCCACTGGTTga
- the igldcp gene encoding galectin 17, with product MDRVNRYSAFLMLRLLICVGSSPLSVLFYTSSKVGLPAVLPCTVESHLESERAPHIQWQTVSDSVFERMGQEQFQGEAYINRADVPEHMLVKGNCSLFLQDVRFSDAGVYESYLVVGEPSKPVKSRIFLQSVQLVVVDHKAIRSVQLGSDLILDLHTHQAEQVIFQSSDDTDWTVLWEREGDVKKNGHLKEKDNKLILRRLSASSAGTYKVLDSQGLALSTVKVTITEPVLPKESEVLQIQSAYGKATTIVPPLSLITFFLVFEILCFSTG from the exons ATGGACAGAGTGAACAG GTATTCAGCTTTTCTGATGCTAAGGCTCCTCATTTGTGTCG GCTCCTCTCCGCTCTCAGTGCTGTTCTATACCTCCTCGAAGGTGGGCCTGCCAGCGGTTCTGCCCTGCACAGTGGAGTCACATCTGGAGTCTGAACGGGCTCCTCATATTCAGTGGCAGACCGTGAGCGACTCTGTGTTTGAGCGAATGGGACAGGAGCAGTTCCAGGGGGAGGCTTACATAAACCGAGCGGACGTCCCAGAACATATGCTCGTCAAGGGAAACTGCTCTCTCTTCTTGCAAGATGTCAGATTCAGCGATGCGGGCGTTTACGAGAGTTACCTGGTGGTTGGGGAACCAAGTAAGCCTGTCAAGAGCCGGATTTTCCTTCAGAGCGTCCAACTTGTGGTTGTCG ATCACAAGGCCATCAGGTCTGTTCAGTTGGGCTCAGATCTGATCCTGGATTTACACACACATCAAGCCGAGCAGGTGATTTTCCAGAGCAGTGATGACACAGACTGGACAGTCCtgtgggagagagagggagacgtGAAAAAGAACGGTCATCTGAAAGAGAAAGACAACAAACTGATCCTCAGAAGGCTTTCGGCCAGCAGCGCCGGAACATACAAAGTTTTGGATTCACAGGGTTTGGCGCTCAGCACAGTCAAAGTCACAATAACAG AACCTGTGCTACCAAAAGAATCAGAGGTTTTGCAAATACAGTCAGCATACG GTAAAGCTACAACGATTGTGCCTCCTCTAAGCCTCATTACTTTTTTCCTTGTGTTTGAAATCTTGTGTTTTTCCACTGGTTga
- the clptm1 gene encoding putative lipid scramblase CLPTM1, whose product MAAQETQATQQSSVSNGEVSSNGAAASGQVAQTGATAQDPQQQQQQQPSAWQVIKGVLFRIFIIWAISSWFRRGPSTPDPNTPAGAPRVPSRNLFPKDTLMDLYVYISESEIFTDFNNTEELFWYQQDLVYGEWTTGDSGDGCYEYYKELDLSESVKQNGSIYMHIYFTKSGFHPDPKRKGQYRRLSTVHATRMLNKYKRRKFLKTKNLLTGETEADPEMIKRAESHGPVEIISHWHPNLTINMVDDHTAWVKGSVPPPLDQHVKFDAVSGDYYPIVYFNDYWNLQKDYYPINDTLLNLPLRLTYCPLSLWRWQLYAAQSARSPWNFLGEDTYEQSDEDQDSVKVALLETNPYLLGLTIVVSIVHSIFEFLAFKNDIQFWNSRQSLEGLSVRSIIFGVFQSLVVLLYILDNETNFVVQVSVFIGLLIDFWKITKVMDVRLDRENRIAGIVPRLVFKDKSTYVESSTKIYDDMAFKYLSWLLYPLFGCYAVYSLLYVEHKGWYSWVLSMLYGFLLTFGFITMTPQLFINYKMKSVAHLPWRMLTYKALNTFIDDLFAFVIKMPMMYRIGCLRDDVVFFIYLYQRWIYRVDPNRVNEFGTSGVDHSKDSSAQPAAGETPAAITEKPEGEKKND is encoded by the exons ATGGCGGCGCAGGAGACTCAAGCAACACAGCAGTCCTCCGTAAGCAACGGAGAG GTGAGCAGTAATGGGGCAGCTGCCTCTGGTCAGGTAGCTCAGACAGGTGCAACTGCACAGGACccccaacaacagcaacaacaacagcccAGTGCCTGGCAGGTGATTAAAGGTGTCCTCTTTAG GATTTTTATCATCTGGGCTATTAGCAGCTGGTTTCGCAGAGGTCCATCAACCCCAGATCCCAACACTCCTGCTGGAGCTCCGCGAGTGCCCAGCCGAAACCTCTTCCCTAAGGACACTCTTATG gatttatatgtgtatatctcaGAGAGCGAGATATTTACAGATTTTAACAATACAGAAGAACTGTTCTGGTACCAGCAAGATCTGGTTTATGGAGAGTGGACCACAGGGGACTCGGGAGATGGCTGCTATGAATATTACAAAGAGCTGGACCTCTCTGAG AGTGTGAAGCAGAATGGCTCAATATACATGCACATTTACTTCACCAAGAGTGGCTTCCACCCAGACCCCAAACGCAAGGGCCAGTACCGCAGACTATCCACAGTCCATGCCACTCGAA TGCTCAATAAGTACAAGAGGAGGAAGTTCCTCAAGACCAAAAACCTATTGACAGGAGAAACTGAAGCTGATCCAGAAATGATCAAG AGAGCTGAGAGTCATGGCCCTGTTGAGATCATTTCCCATTGGCATCCCAATCTCACTATTAACATGGTAGATGATCACACGGCTTGGGTGAAAGGCTCTGTGCCCCCTCCCCTTGACCAGC ATGTGAAGTTTGATGCAGTGAGTGGAGACTACTATCCCATTGTTTACTTCAACGACTACTGGAACCTGCAGAAGGACTATTACCCCATAAATGACACCCTGCTAAACCTGCCCCTTCGTCTCACATACTGCCCCCTGTCCTTGTGGCGCTGGCAGTTGTATGCGGCCCAGAGTGCCCGCTCTCCCTGGAACTTCCTGGGCGAGGACACTTATGAGCAGTCAGACGAGGACCAAGATTCTGTTAAG GTGGCTCTGCTTGAAACCAACCCCTACCTCCTAGGCCTGACCATTGTAGTTTCCATCGTCCACAGCATTTTTGAGTTCCTGGCCTTTAAGAATG ATATCCAGTTCTGGAACAGCCGTCAGTCTCTGGAGGGACTCTCCGTACGCTCCATCATATTCGGAGTGTTCCAGTCTCTTGTAGTGCTGCTTTATATCCTGGACAACGAGACCAACTTTGTGGTCCAGGTCAGCGTATTCATTGGCCTGCTCATCGACTTCTGGAAGATCACCAAAGTCATGGACGTCAGG ctgGACAGAGAGAACAGGATTGCTGGAATTGTCCCAAGATTAGTATTCAAAGACAAGTCCACATATGTGGAGTCTTCAACCAAAATCTATGATGAT atGGCCTTTAAGTACCTGTCCTGGCTGTTGTACCCTCTGTTTGGATGCTATGCAGTGTATAGCTTATTATATGTGGAACACAAGGGCTGGTACTCGTGGGTGCTCAGTATGCTTTATGGGTTCTTGTTAACCTTTG GTTTCATCACCATGACGCCGCAGCTCTTCATCAACTACAAGATGAAGTCAGTAGCCCATCTTCCCTGGAGGATGCTCACCTACAAGGCTCTGAATACCTTTATAGATGACTTGTTTGCCTTCGTCATCAAGATGCCAATGATGTACAGAATAGGTTGTCTCAGAGATG ATGTGGTCTTCTTCATCTATCTGTACCAGCGTTGGATTTACAGAGTGGATCCCAACCGTGTGAATGAGTTCGGGACCAGCGGTGTGGACCACAGCAAGGACAGCTCAGCCCAGCCGGCAGCTGGCGAAACACCTGCTGCCATCACAGAAAAACCTGAGGGGGAGAAGAAGAATGATTAA